CCACGGTCACCTGGAATCGCGAGCTCTGGCTGCCCAGCTGGCGTTGAGCGCTGCCTCGACGAAACCGAGCACGTCCGAGTCGGGCAAGCCCAGCCGCCGAATGGTCGCCAGGTAGTCGGTGGCGGCCCGCCCGGCGGCGTCCCGGGTCGGGTCCCCGCTGGTCGCGATGAACGAGCCGTGCCGGCCCCGGGTCTCCAGCACACCGTCCTGCTCCAGTTCGCGGTAGGCGCGGGCTACCGTGTTGGGCGCCAGGTCGAGCTGAACGGCGAGCGCTCGCACGGTGGGCAGTTTCGTGCCGGCGATCAACTGTCCGGTCCGAACCTGCGATATCACCGCAAGCCGCAGCTGCTCGTACGGCGGAACGGTCGAGCGCGGGTCGATCGAGAGACGCACACGCAGCTCCCTTCGGTCGGGCGGCAGAATACGAGGCACGGCAACGACCGCGACAATTATCACAATCCGCGCTGTTCCACCTCTCGCACGGTACTGGGGATGACGACGGCTGCCGGCACCGAGCCGACAATCGTGGAGTATCTCGACCCACCTCGAGCCGGGACCGGCTGCGTGGCCGACGCGGTGACGTCGGTGCGGTGAGCGCCCCGCTCAGATCCGCTCGCGGGCGATCGGGCAGGACATGCAGCGCGGACCACCCCGGCCCGAGCCCAGTTCGGAGCCGGCGATCCGGACCACCTCGATCCCGGCGGCCTCCAGTCGGCCGTTGGTCTCGACATTGCGCTCGTAGGCCACGACCACACCGGGCGCCAGCGCCAGCGTGTTGTTGCCGTCGTCCCACTGCTCGCGTTCGGCCGTGACCCGGTCGAGACCGGTGTCGATCACCCGCAGCACGTCGATCTGCATCGCCGCCGCTGCCGCGACCACGAACGGCGCCGGCCCGTCGATGCGCACCTCGTCCCCGGTGCACTCGAGGGTGAAGGCGGACAAGGTGTCCTGGATCGCGGCGTACATCACGACGGCATCGACATCGACCATGGTGCACACGGTGTCCAAGTGCATGGTCGCGCGCGACTGCGCGATCGGCACGACCAGCACCGTGTGCGCCAGTCCGTCGTCGAACAGGCTCCGGGCGAGTGCCTCGGCCCCGGCCGGCGTGGTGCGCTCCCCTACGCCGACCGCGACGACGCCCGGAGCCAGCAACAAGACGTCACCGCCTTCGACCGGCGCGGTATGCGATTCGTATGCCCGCCGGACACCGAGGAATCGGGGATGAAAGGCATAGATCAAGTCGGTGAGCGAGGTCTCCCGGCTCCGCGCCGGCATGGCCAACGAGGTGATCGCCACCCGTGGGCCGATCCAGAACGACGAGTCGCGGGTGAAGAGCAGGTTCGGCAGCGGGTCGATGACGAAGTCGGCGTCGTGATGCATGATCCGCACCAACGACGCGTTGTCTGGCGCGACCGGCAGCTCGTCGAACGTCATCCCCGCGGTGAGCACGCGGGCCAGGTCGGCCGCCGGGATCGCCCGCAGGTACGCCGCGAGGGCGTCGGCCAGCACGTGTCCGAGCCGGCGCGAATTCACCGCTGCGGCCACGCCCTGAACTCGTGCCGCACCGCTCACCGCCAACGTCTCGGTCAACAGGTCGGTCAGCAACAGAACCTCGATGCCCCTACCCCGCAACACCTCGGCGAACCGGTCGTGCTCTTCTTGCGCCCGGTCGACCCACGGCAACCCGTCGAACAGCAGCTGAGCGTTGTTGCGCGGCGTCAGCCGCTTCAGTTCGTCGCCCGGGCGATGCAACAGCACCGTACGTAACGCCCTGACCTCGGAATCCACCCCGGGTGCGTCGCCCATCGATCAACGGTAACGGCCGCGCGGCCAGGTTGCTCGGCGAGCGATCAGTCGTCGTGGCCGATCGGCGGCAAGAACCGGCTGAACCGATCGTTCGCTCGCTGCATGACCAGCTCATACGGCCAGGCAAACTTTCGGGCCCACCAGTAGCCGAATCGGATGTCGTTGGAGGTGTAGATCAGGAACTCGTTCCGCTGCACACCTTTGACGATCCGCGTCGCCGCGTGCTCGGGTGATTTCGCCCGATTGCGGTAGATCGCCCGCCCGCGCCGGATGCGCGGATCCTCGGAATCGATCCCGCAGATCTCGATCGACTCGACCAGACCGGTATCCACCGCGCCGGGGACCACCAGATGCACCGAGATCTTGTGCCGCTTCAGGTCGAACCGCAGGACCTCCGATATCCCCCGCAGTCCGTACTTGCTGGCGCTGTATGCGGCGTGCCAGGGCAGCGCCAGCAGTCCGGCCGCGGACGATACGTTCACCAACGCGCCACCGGCACGCGCTTCGATCATCTGTGGCACGAAGTTCTCGATCACGTGGATCGGGCCCATCAAGTTGACATCGATCATCTTCTGCCACAGCAGGTGATCCATATTCTCGACGGTTCCCCACGCCGAGACTCCGGCAACGTTCATCACCACGTTCATCGCACCGAACTGCTCGTGGATGTCCTGGGCGAAAACGGTGACCGCCGAGTAGTCGGCGATATCGAACGCCCGGGTCGCGCTCACCGTGCCGCCCTCGGCTACCACCAGGCCGACGGTCTCGAGCAACCCGGCCTCGTCGATATCGGTCAGGAACAGCTGCGCTCCGTGCCGAGCAACGGCGATCGCAGTGGCCCGGCCGATACCGCCGGCCGCACCGGTGATCAGTGTCTTCTTGTCGTTGAACGTCGTGATCACGCGCGTGTCCTATCCGTCGACCGGCTACTCGCCGATCCCGCCGGTTCCCCTCATCTGGCGCTGCGCCCTTCGTTGTGTCCGGTACGTCAGGTCCACTTGCCGGCAGCCTACCCGCGGATCCGGCTCCCCGACGATCGACGCCGGCCCAGGTGCCCGCCACCGAACAGTGCGGCCGCGATCAGAACCGGCTGGAAGAAGAGCCGGAGCAGCCGCTTGCCGTCGGAGTCGAGCCCGAAAGCATCCCGGTGCTCGACATATTGCGCGATGTTCCCGGGAAATATCGCGACGAAGAATGCGGCGAGCAACGCCCCGATCGTGCGCCGATGCCGCGGCAGTCCGACGAACGCCGCCCCCAGCGCGATTTCGACGCCCCCCGAAGCGAGCACCGTGACGTCCTCGTCCACCGGAAACCACGTCGGCACCTGGGCGTGAAACTCTTCCCGCGCGAACGTCAGATGGCTGATGCCGGCGCCCACCATCATGCCACCGAGGGCGATACGTACCAGGTCTCGAACGGTGCTCATGCAGCGAGGCTATCGCCCGGGTCGCCGGGCCCGTCGAGCCGTGTGGGGGTGCCCTACTGCATACGTGGTAGAAGAGGATCGGCGCAGGGTGCGATGTCGGCGCGGGCGGTGCTGGGGCAGACTCGACGGGAGTGGATCGGTCGGCGGCTCGTCGAGGGTTGCCCGAGGTTGGGCCGGGTGAACGTCGGTGAACGGTGCGGATGGCGACGTGGATCGAGTCGCCGAGGTGGGTCTGTTCGGCCGCGTCCCGCCGCCGGTGAAAGAACTCCTCGTTGCGCTGGTGGTGGTCGTCACCGTGCTCATGCGGGTGCCGGAGCAGGTCGGTGATCGAACCCCGCTGGGCTACCTGGCGGTGCTGGTGCCGGCGGGGTTGATCATGTTGCGGCATCGTCGGCCGTGGGCGGTGTTGGCCGCGTGCGTGGTGCTGCAGTGTGTCGCGGCAACGACGTTCAGCATCTCGCCGTTCACCTCGCTGGCGTGCATGATCGCGGTGTATACCGTCTCGGTGGCCTACGAGCGGCGCACGGCGGTGATCACCGGCGTGACGGTGGCAGTGCCGCTGGTGGTGGTCAGCGGTATTGCGGTCGGTCGCGTCACCGACCCGATGGTCGTCCCGATCGCGGTGCAGATTGCGTTCGCAGTGGCTCTCGGCCAGGCCGTGCGGGTACGGCGTGCCTATATCGCCGAGATCACCGACCGCGCGCTGCGGGCGGAGGCGACGAGGGAAGCGGAGGCCTCGCGTCGGGTGGCCGAGGATCGGCTGCGGGTCGCCCGGGATCTGCACGATGCGGTGGCTCATCAGATCACGGTGATCAGCCTGAACGCAGGAGTTGCGTCGTCGACGATCCGGACTCGGCCCGAGGCGGCTGCGGAAGCGTTGCTGACGGTCCGGGAATCCGCCCGGCTGGTGCTGCGTGAGATCGGCGATCTGCTGGCGACCCTGCGGTCACCCGAGGAAGCAGCAGAACCGGTCCGGGCGCTGGGGTTGGGCGGCGTGGCGGACTTGGTGGCCGACTTCACCCGCAACGGGTTGCAGACGACGCTGGAGGTCTGCGGCGACGTCTCGGCGCTGCCTCCGGCCGTCGACATCACCGCCTTTCGGGTGATCCAAGAAGGTCTCACCAACGCACTGCGCCACGGGACCGGCACGGCACAGGTGCGGGTGGTGGTCGATGCCGCCGAACTCGCGGTGACGATCAGCAATCCGATCAGCTCGTCGACCGATGGGCCACGAGACGATCCCGGCCGAGAGCTCGTGGCGGCCGGGAGTTCGGGCTTGGGCTCGGGACACGGGTTGGTCGGGATGGCGGAGCGAGCAGCCTCGCTACGCGGAACGTTCACCCACGGCCGACGCGGCAGCGCCGACCTGTTCGTCGTCGATGCGCGACTGCCGCTGGGCACCCCGGGCCCGGCGGCCGAGAAGGTCCGCGAGACGCGGAAAGGACTTCGATGAGCGTGCGTGTCGTGGTCGCCGATGATCAGGCGCTGATCCGTTCGGCAGTGGTCGAGCTCTTGCGATCTGCCGATGGCGTCGAGGTCGTGGCCGAGGCGGTCGACGGCCGGGAAGCCGTGGCCCGGTCTCGTGAGCACCACCCGGATGTGGTGTTGATGGATATTCGGATGCCGGTGCTGGACGGCATCGCCGCGACCGCCCAGATCCGTGGCGACGAGACGCTGCGCACGGTCCGGGTGCTGATCTTGACCACGTTCGAGGAGGACGAGTACCTGCTGGCGGCCCTGCGCGCCGGTGCCGACGGCTTCATCGGCAAGGGGGCCGAGCCCGAGGAGATCGTTCACGCGGTGCACGCGGTCGACGACGGGGACGCGCTCTTGTCGCCGGCGGCGACCCGGAGCCTGATCGGGCGGTTCCTCCAGATCGACAACGCCGCCACCAACCGAGGCCGCTACGACGTCGCCCGAGTGGCGCAGCTGACGCCCCGGGAGCGGGAGATTCTCGTGCTGGTCGCGAGCGGTATGTCGAACCAGGAGATCGCCGAGCAGCTGGTGATCTCCCCCTACACGGCCAAGACCCACGTCAACAACATGATGACCAAGCTCGACGCCCCAGGACGCGCACAGTTGGTGATCTGGGCCTACGAATCCGGGCTGGTCACCCCCGGGGCCTGACTACCGGTCCCGCCGGAGCTCGCCTCGTCTGTTCGCAGTAGTCCAAGTCGGTCCGGCGCGGCGATGTCCGGGCACGTGGGGACGACGAGGATCGACCGGTCCCCAGTTGGAGTGTCGGTCGATTCGGAGTCTGTCGTGTTCAAGCTCACCAGCGCCAGTCTGGCCAACCGGGCGGTTGTCGGTCTGCTGACCGTACTGATCGCCGCCGCCGGGGTGTTCTCCCTGGCGTCGTTGAAGCAGGAGTTGTTTCCCGACTTCTCGGCTCCGCAGACGACGGTCCTGACGACGGCACCGGGGACGAGCCCGGAGGTCGTCGATCAACAGATCACCGTGCCGCTGGCCCGGGTGCTGGGCCAGGTCGACGGCGTCGAGTCGGTGACGTCGACGTCGTCGAGTGGGGTCTCGGCCATCTCGCTGACGACCGACTTCGGTCTCGACGAGGACAAGCTGACCGCGGATGTGCAGGAGGCGGTCGACTCGGTCGCTCCCCAGCTTCCCTCGGGTGCCAAGCCGCAGGTGACCAGCGGCAGCCTCGCGGACCTGCCGGCGATGACGCTGACGGTCTCCTCCGATGCTCCGGCAAGTGAGCTCAGCGACCGCCTGACGAATGTGGCCGTCCCCGAGCTGCGGGGCATCGACGGTGTGCGGGACGTGACCGTCAGCGGCGGGACGACAAAGCGGGTGACAGTTGCCCCCGACGCCGCCGCGCTTCGAGCCCGGGGCCTGTCCACCGAGTCGATCTCCCAGGCGTTGTCGGCCAACGGGTCGGCGATGCCGGTGGGCAGCATCGTGCAGGACGGCGGGATCGTCGCGGTTCAGGTCGGGTCCGAACTGACGTCGATCCAGGACATCGAGAACCTGCCCCTCACCTCGGCGGCGGCACCCGGCCGATCGGCACC
Above is a genomic segment from Skermania piniformis containing:
- a CDS encoding GntR family transcriptional regulator, which gives rise to MRLSIDPRSTVPPYEQLRLAVISQVRTGQLIAGTKLPTVRALAVQLDLAPNTVARAYRELEQDGVLETRGRHGSFIATSGDPTRDAAGRAATDYLATIRRLGLPDSDVLGFVEAALNASWAARARDSR
- a CDS encoding arginine deiminase — its product is MGDAPGVDSEVRALRTVLLHRPGDELKRLTPRNNAQLLFDGLPWVDRAQEEHDRFAEVLRGRGIEVLLLTDLLTETLAVSGAARVQGVAAAVNSRRLGHVLADALAAYLRAIPAADLARVLTAGMTFDELPVAPDNASLVRIMHHDADFVIDPLPNLLFTRDSSFWIGPRVAITSLAMPARSRETSLTDLIYAFHPRFLGVRRAYESHTAPVEGGDVLLLAPGVVAVGVGERTTPAGAEALARSLFDDGLAHTVLVVPIAQSRATMHLDTVCTMVDVDAVVMYAAIQDTLSAFTLECTGDEVRIDGPAPFVVAAAAAMQIDVLRVIDTGLDRVTAEREQWDDGNNTLALAPGVVVAYERNVETNGRLEAAGIEVVRIAGSELGSGRGGPRCMSCPIARERI
- a CDS encoding SDR family oxidoreductase, with the protein product MITTFNDKKTLITGAAGGIGRATAIAVARHGAQLFLTDIDEAGLLETVGLVVAEGGTVSATRAFDIADYSAVTVFAQDIHEQFGAMNVVMNVAGVSAWGTVENMDHLLWQKMIDVNLMGPIHVIENFVPQMIEARAGGALVNVSSAAGLLALPWHAAYSASKYGLRGISEVLRFDLKRHKISVHLVVPGAVDTGLVESIEICGIDSEDPRIRRGRAIYRNRAKSPEHAATRIVKGVQRNEFLIYTSNDIRFGYWWARKFAWPYELVMQRANDRFSRFLPPIGHDD
- a CDS encoding DoxX family protein, whose amino-acid sequence is MSTVRDLVRIALGGMMVGAGISHLTFAREEFHAQVPTWFPVDEDVTVLASGGVEIALGAAFVGLPRHRRTIGALLAAFFVAIFPGNIAQYVEHRDAFGLDSDGKRLLRLFFQPVLIAAALFGGGHLGRRRSSGSRIRG
- a CDS encoding sensor histidine kinase → MNGADGDVDRVAEVGLFGRVPPPVKELLVALVVVVTVLMRVPEQVGDRTPLGYLAVLVPAGLIMLRHRRPWAVLAACVVLQCVAATTFSISPFTSLACMIAVYTVSVAYERRTAVITGVTVAVPLVVVSGIAVGRVTDPMVVPIAVQIAFAVALGQAVRVRRAYIAEITDRALRAEATREAEASRRVAEDRLRVARDLHDAVAHQITVISLNAGVASSTIRTRPEAAAEALLTVRESARLVLREIGDLLATLRSPEEAAEPVRALGLGGVADLVADFTRNGLQTTLEVCGDVSALPPAVDITAFRVIQEGLTNALRHGTGTAQVRVVVDAAELAVTISNPISSSTDGPRDDPGRELVAAGSSGLGSGHGLVGMAERAASLRGTFTHGRRGSADLFVVDARLPLGTPGPAAEKVRETRKGLR
- a CDS encoding response regulator; protein product: MSVRVVVADDQALIRSAVVELLRSADGVEVVAEAVDGREAVARSREHHPDVVLMDIRMPVLDGIAATAQIRGDETLRTVRVLILTTFEEDEYLLAALRAGADGFIGKGAEPEEIVHAVHAVDDGDALLSPAATRSLIGRFLQIDNAATNRGRYDVARVAQLTPREREILVLVASGMSNQEIAEQLVISPYTAKTHVNNMMTKLDAPGRAQLVIWAYESGLVTPGA